The genomic region ttaacacaattacaaataatttatttgatattagtttttttcaatttataacgattaatattgtagcttaataattgagtattattataaataaatcattgcaatatatgtaaaaataatttaaaatataaaatttattaatatatattaatatatgtaaaacaactttttcgaaaatatttttcggGAATCGCATAagcaatgagaaaatattttacagatccaatcaaacaccgaaaatattttcctgtacatcattttacagaaaagtaaaacattttccagaaatcattttacggaaaacattttactggctatcaaacagacccttagaTTGTCCAAGGATAGGTTTTCAATAACAAGGCTTatagagaaataaaaattaataatattaatttaacgaaatataatattatgaaGAGATTGAAAATTCACAAGGTTTTACCCTTGCAATTgctaaagaataaaaaaggattCTTACAAAAAGTGGTTAATGTGAGGGTAAGTTATGCCCAAGGTGATTaaaccataaatattaaaaaaattataaaatgatcactgaactattcgaaagtttttatttaagtcattgagctATTTGAATTATTGTTGTATGGTCTTCTCTATTTATACCTCCTGCATTAATCGAAAGCTCACATTCCCTTTCTCTTCTAcggttcaatttttttcataaaacaactttaaacatTACTCTATGAATTAAAATCTAAACAACTTTCTTCATTAATCATTGATACTATTTGTtagatcgacttggatctaatatatgttcttctactcatcaAATAGGTATTGATCTAGCATACCGATTGTCGCTTGGAGCTCACTAcccagatttaaaaaaaaaacttaatatctcaatgatttaaataaaagctttctAATAATTTAgcgatttaaatgaaaactttcgaatagtttaataaccattcgtaactttttgaaattaagtgattaaaatgtaaacttattaatagtttaataacttTAGGTATAATTTagtgtatttaaaaataaaagtagggtATAGACTACAAGTCTAACTTTGTAGATTAAAGTCAAATTAAAAGTTTGGCATTGTTGGAGTGGAAATGGAGCGTGCTCATATAACACCAAAATTAGCGAGGATTCCTTTAGGGCAAAAAAGATCACTTCGGTGAAATTTAGGGTGAGTTTGAATGGGTGGTGAGGTGTGGTGCAGTACAgtgcgtttagtttatttttttgtttcatgttACAGTACAACAGTATCTAATAGtacaacaaataaatatattgtccATACAAACCCACCCTTactctaataattatttactttgaGATTCTTCTGTTGAAGCAAATTATCCTGTCCGTTTTAGCAAAACGGCATGTTTAATTTTCCCAACTCATGATTGTGtgtttggtttagggttttttttattgcAAACATAAATTAGTTTGAATCATCTGCGAACCCTCAATTACCAGAAGAAAAAAACACTACTTTCACCAAAAATGGAACTCTGGGATTTACGCCACTTTCCAAGATATTGCTTCCGGGAATccaaagctaaaaaaaaaaaaaaacattctaagAGCCATTGACAGTGGAACACATGTTCACTATAAATAATCATGAAAGATACTTTAAAATCGTGAAAGTTATCATCTTTACACCATCATTACATACAATGAAAAAGGTCAGGAGCAAAAACAAAAGTCGAATTTTACGTAGTAAATTTGCCTGCTTTAATTTTTTAGCACTATTGCAGATGGTTGACTTAtgttcatattattattaatctgaattttctttatatttttatattatgtatctGTTTAACATATGTACTTAGacacaaatagaaaaaaaaagtataatgtTTTAAACAATATTAGAAACGGATATGGAAGAATTCTGGAAGCCATTGCCAATTACCAGCCAAAACAAGTGATAagcatattataaaaaaaatacaagaagaagaagaaagaagggaacatttttaaaaggaaaatttttgaatatttaatgtTCTTCACTCAATTACCTATGCAAGCAATAAGACAAGATAGATATGCGTATTACCTTGTCGGAATTGTATACCTTAAGAGCTTCAGTACGTGCGCAGAAATTCAAGGTTGCACTTGCAGCAGCAAATGGAAAAAAAACGAAAAGACTGATCCTTGCCTCGGCAAACATGAAAGGGTGAAGGGGTATTTCATTAACCTCTCTTAGGGTTTCTCAGAGAGAAATTTACAGAGTCTATTTGACATACTGGCCGCCTCCATTACTTCAAAGACAAATCATTTTATAAGTTGGGTAGGTAAGAAGAAGTACATCAATGGAGGTGGACAGAATGCCAAATTGGCTCTGCAACAAAGCCTCTAAGAACCCCTAGAAAATACCCCCAAAAAGAAAACAGCATGGAAAGACAAGTACTTCAGCTGGAAACTTGAGGGTAAAACTTAAAAAGATAGTTAGGTTTGAGcctttgaaaaaaaaggaagggtTTATATGTAGAAAGAGGGTGCATGAGCGTGCATGGTGTTGTACGACTTAATGAATACGGTGGTTGGCGTTTTTGCCTGCAGTTTTTTCCACAAATGGTCAATTATTCAACTAATACTAAATGTTGTCTACCTTGGAAAAGAAGGTTGCCCTAGGCTTTGAGCCTTTGACAATGAAAACCCAACTGTAACCCTAACaaagaatatatgtatataacttttttttataaaaaaaatctatatatttcATTGCAGACGGCAGACAATTTAGTTTCATTGATTATGGGATTTCAATTCATACGTCAGTTTTGGGGTTTGGAAATGCTTTATTATTTGGTCCCTAGGTTCAAGGCAAAGAATGGGTTGTGAGCTGTTATTGTCTTCCACTCAGTACTGTTGCTGGTTAATCACTTTGTCAACTCAGCTTACAATTCAAACTTCCTTTGATTTAGTATTTTGCGAATGATTAGTGTTTTGCTCAACGAATTTAATGGTCATTTCAAGCTTACTATTTAGATGATGCCCGAAAGCCAGATTATTCCTTTCCCATTTCAGTTTTCATAGCCCCCCTCCCTTTTTTGTTGGGGAGGGGAGGGGGTTGGTGGCATGCAGATATGCGCTTTTCAATGCCATGCTGCACTGTAGCGCATGCTGTTATACAAGGGAATCCGTGAAGTGTGTGTTAgattagaaaatgaaaagagattTGACATTGAGGAATCAACTTTATACAGCTCTACTTCAAGCTTTCTCATGGGAAGAATGAATGAGCCTTTCTCATTACTACACGCATAATTGAACAGAAGTCAGAACTTGGTTATGTAAAAGACTAGGAATAGCAATGggtttaactttttatttattttttagttttaaaattattagtgtCTCCCAAAATACTTtcatatgaaaaaatattttttaaataaattatattataatgttcCTAAAAGTATAGTTTTAGATACCAATAAAATAGTGCTAcaccattaaattttaaagataatagaatattattatacactcatctatatctaatatcttctccaatttaatttaattttaattaaattacttaaaataattaatttttaaattataaacaaacattttttcttcttttacaaattttaatcattttttgttaatatttttttatttttgtgcaaccaattttaaaaaatagtaatttttgtacaattttttcaatgtcattaatacataattttggtaattattttactCTAAACCCGAACCCAGAATCCCAAATCTtgaacttaaaccctaaacattaaacTTTGAAGCCTGAGGTTTACGGGTTGGGATTTAAGCTTTAGTGTTTGGGGTTACGGGTTTGTATTTAGGGTTTTGGATTCTATATTCAgggtttagggtaaaaaaattaccaaaattatgtgttaatggCATGGAAAATTTTGTTGGAATGTGATTAAATAGTTGAAAAGGGGTCATGAATAATGTGGTGAGAaaggtccataaaataatttctctatgGATAAacgtataataataatttagtatatttaaaatttgatgatgtggcaaaattttattggtgcctaaaaaccttaatttttagGATTATCCTTATGTATGTGATTCCCTTACTATAAAAATTCGCCTTAGAAGTAATCGTTAATAGTGCAACATATAATTAGAGGTGAataaaactcgattcgattcgaaaaaagtttagaattttgaattaatagaatcaagttatttgaattattcgatttttttgagtcaactcaaataagtaatttgagttttgagttcgagtcgagttgaattttacaattcgaataacataTTGGTGTAAGTACCCCTTTGGTcattgtcaattttgaaaatgagcaaattggtctctctctcaacaaaaattacaaaaaaaattcaaattttatattttaaaaaattatatttttttaaattctaaagaatatataaagaaagtttttttttctaaaataataattttagggtttagttacatattaaattatcttattttttcttattttgctttaaaattcttttcaaataatatggttttaaatttacattctCTAACATggaataagattttaatttggcatgtttaattttttaatttaacttgaataatttcacttgattcgactctaaatatttttaaatcaagttaggatgataaaatatgacttGTTAACTCaactaacttgaaaatttttcactcaattcaaCTTGGCTCGATCAAACACTCACCCCATGTATAACTctatatgagaaaatatttgaaaaatataatcctatCAAATTTAAAGATTGGCGGTTGCTCTTATTAATTGTTGTAGCAAAGCATGGTTCCAATAGATATTAACTCTAGCATGATATCCAGTAATTAATTTATCTTAAccaattttatttctcaataatGTAAATAAGACCAAATAAAGcaattaaaccttaatttataaaattgttttagttaaattaaacatgttaaattaaaatcttgttatagtataattaatttcatgttagagcacataaatttgaaaccatgtatatttgaaaaaaattcaaagcaaaataagaaaaaaatacttGATAAACTTGTAtcattagttaatttatttaggtccccaaattattgttttagaaaaaattaattttttaactttctttatacattctttaaatttttttaaaatatataaattttggcattttataaatagtttgaattttaaaaattattttgaatcttttataatttttttagagagatcaatttgcttattttaaaattgacaaggaccaaaagggtatttacactaatttattatttgaattattcaaattatttgaattgtaaaattcaacgttgaataaaaaattgaataattaaatttgattaactcaaaaaattaatttttcaatttttcgaaTAGAAACCCTAAGTATTTCGGCTTCTAACTTGAATAGCTGGCTCAAGCATAAGATGGAACTTGAATAGAAGGCCCATACAAATCAAGGTGCAAGGAGAAAGAAACAAAGCCCATGAAGCAGTACAGCAAGCAATGCACGTGTGATGATGGAAAATGTTACGTTTCCAACGCTGGGGAGCCATTGAAGACAGTTGAGTTGAGCCATGGCCTTATCTCCAACCTTCCATACAATTCTCACCACCTCTCTCTCTGCCCCATCCCCTAAGCTTCCCCCTTCTATCTCTTCACCCCAACGCTTTCCCTTCTTAATCAAACCCCTCCACCCCAATGCCTTCAATCTCTCAACATCATCATCTGCTCCTGATCAGAAATGGAGGGTTAACGTTTCTTTCTTCCCAGCCTTTTTAAACAAAGGCAAGGATGCTAAGGTTCTCAAGCAAGACCTTCTTGATTGCATTGCACCACTTGACCGAGGTGCCGATGCCACCCCCGAGGACCAGCAGAGAGTTGATCAGGTGGGTTTTCTTCCCTTTTACCCCCCTCATTTAGAGAGagtgaaattctcaatttaaaCCTGGTTTTTTTCATTGATTTTGTGTTATTGAATTTGAAAGACTTGTGTCTATAATCCTAACAGTTAGCAAGCAAACTTGAAGCAGTTAATCCCACAAAGCAGCCTCTGAAATCTGATTTACTAAATGGAAAATGGGAGCTTATTTACACCACTTCCAAATCTATTTTGCAAACTCAGGTTACTAAACTCACTCTGCTTTCATGTTCTTTTTGCCATTTCTTTAGTTTAATTTGAAGTAATATTTTGACAGAGACCGAAATTCCTAAGATCTTCTACAAACTACCAAGCAATCAATGTGGATACACTTAGGGCCCAAAACATGGAATCTTGGCCTTTCTTCAACCAGGTAATTTTTAAATGGCTCTCATTCCAccattgggttccaattttgtAATGAACTTCTTGTTTGTTGTCTTTTTTTTGGTTACTCATAAATACCTTTTCATGGACTTAGGGGTCTATTCATTGGCATGcctagtgattttttttaatttagaggatatgaaatgattaaaaaaatagtaaattttgacTTCCTTCTTAAATATCATctgattaaattgtgaaaatcgacTATTATGCTTTTGTAGGTTACAGCAGATTTAACACCTCTGAATGCAAGGAAAGTGGCtgtaaaatttgattatttcaaaATTGGAGGTTTGGTAAGTTGAAATGTTTGAATCAACTCATAGTTTGGTATCTAAAATCTTGTTTCTCTTTATAGTACATATTATCAACTTTGCTTCTCCTTCTGTGTTTTAACCTGGATTTGCTGTTTGTAGCATGAATTCCTATATTGCTGTATTAATTAAGAGTTTTGATATCCATAACAAGATCAGCTTTAACGGTGGAACTTCTTTTCTTTAACATGAAAAGCCTCCAAAATGTATTTTTGGAATTTGGGTGTTTGGGCTAGGGAGCTGTGACAACCCAACCTAACATGCGGGGCATGAGTCTTGTCGTGAGAACATAAGTTTGAATTGTTTTCTTTAGGCCCTCCTAAGGTCTCTCTTGTTGAGGAGTTTACGCATTTGTGTTATGATATAGAGTTCGAATCTCTAGAAGCACACCTGAGGATGACAAAACCTTGAGGGACCTGTAGGGGCTTAAAGAGGATAATTTCGGCTTATGTTCTCACGGTGCAGCCCGTACTCAACGAGCTGGCTAAAGATATTCAAACTCACACCACAACACAAAAGAGTGCACTTTGCAAAACAGATGCTTGCCGATTTCTTTTTGAAGTTTGGATTTTATTAGAACATGTAAATGGCTTGTAAAAGGACCTCTTTTAGTTCCAGTACTTACTTTACAAAGCCATGGACAACATATTGAAggtgaaataaacaaaaaattgcAGAGAGGGCATTTTCTTTGCCTTAACTTATTATTAGCTCTCCTCGTCTCCATTCATTAATTGTAAAGGAACAAGAAGCATAGAATATTGTCTAAAAGCCTATTGTATTGCATGCTTCATATTTATCTTGATTTGCAGATACCTATAAAGGCACCTGGAAGAGCTCGTGGTGAACTAGAGATTACTTATTTGGATGAAGAACTGAGGTGAGTTAACATCCCGAGATCAAAACGAAATTTAAGTATTCCCGAGCCAATATAAACCTATTTTATTCAAACTCGGATAGGTCTCCGACATGGGTATGCTCAACTTTTCCCGAGTTTTTCTCTATATATATGTGCCAAATATGAGTTCCGGAAACGAGTACTTTTAAGTAAAAGGAAAGTCCCGAAACAACAATATGAGTGTTGATTTATAATAGTTAATTGTTGGTGTGTTTAAATTGTGAACAGGATATCAAGAGGTGATTTAGGAAACTTGTTCATCTTGAAAATGATCGATCCTTCTTACCGCGTCCCTGTCTAGTGAAATGCAGCATTAGCATCATCGCTCTGCCATTAAGCTTTACTAGCAATGGATCTACTCTTACAACAGTGGTCTTGTATTTGATACACAGCAGACAgtcattttttatgttttatggctttatatatatttaatgtaaaGATTTGTATTCGATACGCATACACTATATTACaacacatttttaataaataaatcatattgaCTTATGATTTATGTGCATGTTTTATcagtattttttttccttaccTTTGTCGACGGTTAATATAAATCGACCAAAACAATCATCagaaaaacataaacaaaatatatttaagacAGTCTTTTTGACCAATttaagacaaaaagaaaaaagaaaagaaaaagaataacaaaGATTTAAGACAAGGTGGTCAACTAATGTTTTATGAAAAGGTCATTATCGGATAAAAACCTTGagaaaaacaaagtaaaagTTTTGCCAAAAGAAATGCTGGGAAATctatgtaaaagaaataaagaactTTTATTTCAAGGAGT from Gossypium raimondii isolate GPD5lz chromosome 1, ASM2569854v1, whole genome shotgun sequence harbors:
- the LOC105786025 gene encoding probable plastid-lipid-associated protein 4, chloroplastic, producing MALSPTFHTILTTSLSAPSPKLPPSISSPQRFPFLIKPLHPNAFNLSTSSSAPDQKWRVNVSFFPAFLNKGKDAKVLKQDLLDCIAPLDRGADATPEDQQRVDQLASKLEAVNPTKQPLKSDLLNGKWELIYTTSKSILQTQRPKFLRSSTNYQAINVDTLRAQNMESWPFFNQVTADLTPLNARKVAVKFDYFKIGGLIPIKAPGRARGELEITYLDEELRISRGDLGNLFILKMIDPSYRVPV